Genomic window (Pseudovibrio brasiliensis):
CCTGCTTGGCACCTTACGCTCAGAGGAAAGAACACCGGAGATTGACAGCATTTTATCAAAGGATAGCCTAAAGGAAGTCTCGCTGCAGCGCATGGGCATCCACGATATTGAAAGACTGGCAAGCGGCATGCTCGCCATGAAGCAGCTTCCCCATGCCTTTGCTGAGTTCCTTCTCGAGCGCAGCAATGGCAATCCGTTCTTTATTGCAGAATACCTGCGTGCCGCTGTCACAGAGCACGTCCTCCGTCGGGATCACTCCGGCAAATGGGCCTTCGCCGATCAGGCACTATCTGAGGCCAACACCTATGAAAAGCTTCCTCTGCCAGATACTCTGGGCGATCTGATAAAACTGCGCCTCGGCCAGCTGAAACCGGCCGCCCGTCGGGCAGTAGACTGCGCCGCCCTGATTGGCCGTCACTTTGAAACAGACCTCATCGCTTCAGTGAAAGGGCTGAATGACGAAACGATCGGGCAGGTCATCGACGAACTGGTGGAGCGCCAGATCCTTGAAGCGGATGATAAAGACGGCTTCCGCTTCCTCCATGATAAAATTCGGGAAGTGGCAGAAGCCCAGCTCACACCAGAGCGCCGCCGCACCCTGCACAGCAAAATTGCAACTCAGCTCGACAAGCAGCAAAAGGCTGCCAAAGACCCACAATCAATCGATGCCCGCCTTGGTCACCATTGGGCGTGTGCGCATGTACCAGACAGAGCAGCTCAGCATCTGCGCCTCGCCGCAGATCGAGCCCACCGCCATCACGCAATTGAAGAAGCGGTCCAGCTCAATCAGACAGCGCTTCTGGAGATCAAAAAAGCCTGGCAGCAACAGCCGGAACGCAAGGAACACTGGCATGGTGAAACCATTGCCGCCAATGAAGCGCTGGCGGCCCTTCATTCACTCAAACGCAACTACGAGCCCGCCCGCAGCGCATTGCAGGAGGTCCTTGATCAGAAGCCAAATAACCTGATCACCAAAGCCCGTCTAACTAGATTGCGCGGCAAAACCTTTGAGGCAGAACACCGACACGAAGAAGCATTGGCGTCCTACAGCGAAGCCGAACGCCTCCTGAACTCAAAACCTGACCCTTCCAGCGCGTGGGGTGATGAGCTTATCGAGATCAAACTCGGCCGCTTATGGACCCATTACTGGGCAGCAAACTCCCATCTGATGGACATTGAAGTGTCAGAGATGCAAGCACTGATAAAAAACAGCGGCACGCCGCGCCATCTCTACCAGTTTTACCTGACACAGATATTCAGAGATCTGCGCCGAGATCGCTATCGCGTGAATGAGGACACGGTTGAACTGGGCCGTCACCTGTTGAACGCAGCGCTTGACATGGAGCAGGAAAATGAAATCTCCATTGCTCAGTTTGAACTTGGTTTTCTGCTCCTGTTTGCCGGAGAACTGGAAGAGGCAAAGCCTGAACTTCAAAAGGCCCTTGAGCTAACAAAACGTATTGGCGATACCAGCGGAGAAATCAGAACTTTATGCTATCACGTCATCCTCCTAAGGCGACTAGGAGATGTCAAAGCAACACAGAGCGAAGCCCAAAACCTTCTTAAATCTGCCGAGAAAGCTCGCATGACAGATTACGTCGGAATCGCCCATGCAAGTTTAGGATGGGTCTATCTAAAGCAGGGGAACACTGAGTTAGCCAGCGCCCAAACCCGCAAGGCAAAGGAAATCTGGGCCACACTTCCCTTTGACTATTCCATGAAGTGGACCGCGGTCCTGACTGATCTGAAAATTGCTTTTGAAGCCCGCGATCTTGAAGAAGTAAACAACTGCGCCAAAGCTTTACGGCATAAGGTGCAGCTTTGGCTTCCAAATCAAATCGACCTCGCGTTGAAAGACATCATAACGGGCTTCTCCACAAACGATGAACGCAAAGTAATCAACAGCGCAAAAGAAGCTTTACTTCAAGCTGAAACCATAGGTTACCTGTAAGATACATACTATTGATTTATCCCATAAAATATTGAGGGGGGAATAAGATGATCCTAGTGGTAGGAGCAACTGGCGTGCTTGGTTCGAAAACCTGTAAGGAACTACTAGAGAAGGGCCAGCAGGTCAGAGCAATGGTGCGCGCCAGCACCAACCAAGACAGCATTGATGCACTCAAGAAACTTGGAGCTGAAATAGCCGTGGCAGATCTAAAGGATCCAGCCTCCGTAAAAACAGCCTGTCAGGGGGTAGAGGCTGTTGTGTCTACAGCAACATCTGTTTCCCGGCCAAGTGAGAGCAACAATTTTGACAGTGTAGACCAGCAAGGCCAGCTGAATCTGGTCGCTCTGGCCAAAGAAAGCAGCGTCAAACACTTTGTCTATATTTCATTTCCTGAGTTTCAAGGCACCTTTCCGCTCCAGAGCGCAAAACGGGCTGTTGAAGCTGCCCTGCGCACCAGCGGAATGGATTACACCATCCTTCAGGCCCCACATTTCCAGGAATCATGGCTGGTAGCACCAACCGGCATAAACCCAGAAACCAATGCCATGCTCACGTTTGGCGGCGGGAAAGGCAAGATCTCTTGGATCGCCATTGATGATGTGTGTAAAGCCATCAGCGCAAGCCTGAATGCCCCTAAAGCCAGAAACCGCACACTTCAAATCGGCGGCACGGAGGCACTCAGCCAGAACGATATTATCGTGCGCTGCGAAACTCTGGCAGGAAGACCATTGAAACGGGAGGATATGCCTCAAGAACAGCTGGATACCATGTTCTCATCCGGTGACCCGATGATGATGACATTTTCCGGTTTGATGAGCGTGTGCGTAGAAGAAGGCTGTGAAGTTGACAACTCTGAAGCCGAGAAGATTTTAGGCTTCCGCCCGCGGCCAATCAAAGACCATCTTGCTCAGCTGGTCGCCTCACTGCCAGCCAGCTGAGGCTTGGACGACACCGCCGCCTCATTGAGATAGTCTCTGGCAAGGGTCTGAAGAAATGCATTGCGGCTCTTCAGACCCAAACCAGTAATATAGCCATCAAGATGAGCGGGAATCCCAATCCCCAGCCGCTCGTGAAAGTGCCAGTTTAAGAGACGCTCTTCAGACGGGTTTGCCTCGTTGT
Coding sequences:
- a CDS encoding SDR family oxidoreductase, whose protein sequence is MILVVGATGVLGSKTCKELLEKGQQVRAMVRASTNQDSIDALKKLGAEIAVADLKDPASVKTACQGVEAVVSTATSVSRPSESNNFDSVDQQGQLNLVALAKESSVKHFVYISFPEFQGTFPLQSAKRAVEAALRTSGMDYTILQAPHFQESWLVAPTGINPETNAMLTFGGGKGKISWIAIDDVCKAISASLNAPKARNRTLQIGGTEALSQNDIIVRCETLAGRPLKREDMPQEQLDTMFSSGDPMMMTFSGLMSVCVEEGCEVDNSEAEKILGFRPRPIKDHLAQLVASLPAS
- a CDS encoding serine/threonine-protein kinase, with product MGVVFAGKHAHTGRQVAIKMATKNKASKLNQLRREIRSLAKLRHPGVIQIVDHGVEEGLPWHAMERLTEPTLAHTIGQIWSHHHWAGTTSITQEPFGSDYSLEATLISLEDVQLADINSSGDHEDAIDIRNQAAAGQLDDALTLIYGICEVLAYVHGLGIIHRDLKPDNVFILRNKFPVLVDFGLVTEVRGTVGREVIESAQVVSGSPHFMAPEQIRNEALDARCDLYSLGCILYELVTGLRPFKGTRAQIFRGHLERIPVKPSDLVYGVPKALDDMIMALLAKTADQRIGYAETVLQTIEALGIQRPQWPRAAPSARPYLYRASFIENARIKSDIEDQLNRVKDGAGHILVVLGESGLGKTRLVTEIAKKAQRSGMDVVSCECAVRGGDSAQSKPISQPLYPFLQLLDQVADSCMEGGAASFQTLCGKHAAVLCEYSASIKALPWAQQLPSPPKLEQDQALTRLFEALRSVLAAYSHMCPLLVILDDLQWADELTLAFLKYLSENGLDDAAVLLLGTLRSEERTPEIDSILSKDSLKEVSLQRMGIHDIERLASGMLAMKQLPHAFAEFLLERSNGNPFFIAEYLRAAVTEHVLRRDHSGKWAFADQALSEANTYEKLPLPDTLGDLIKLRLGQLKPAARRAVDCAALIGRHFETDLIASVKGLNDETIGQVIDELVERQILEADDKDGFRFLHDKIREVAEAQLTPERRRTLHSKIATQLDKQQKAAKDPQSIDARLGHHWACAHVPDRAAQHLRLAADRAHRHHAIEEAVQLNQTALLEIKKAWQQQPERKEHWHGETIAANEALAALHSLKRNYEPARSALQEVLDQKPNNLITKARLTRLRGKTFEAEHRHEEALASYSEAERLLNSKPDPSSAWGDELIEIKLGRLWTHYWAANSHLMDIEVSEMQALIKNSGTPRHLYQFYLTQIFRDLRRDRYRVNEDTVELGRHLLNAALDMEQENEISIAQFELGFLLLFAGELEEAKPELQKALELTKRIGDTSGEIRTLCYHVILLRRLGDVKATQSEAQNLLKSAEKARMTDYVGIAHASLGWVYLKQGNTELASAQTRKAKEIWATLPFDYSMKWTAVLTDLKIAFEARDLEEVNNCAKALRHKVQLWLPNQIDLALKDIITGFSTNDERKVINSAKEALLQAETIGYL